DNA from Kitasatospora herbaricolor:
CAAGGGCCGGGCGAGGCATCGAAGTTGACGTCGGCGACGGCCACGCCGGGCAGGCCTGCCAGGCCTGCGGCGGCAGCCAGGACCAGCAGCAGCTTGGAGGTGCGGTTCATGGGGGTGTTCCCTTCCTCGACGGTGTCACCGCGACAGTAGGTTCCGGGGCCGCCGACCTCGGGGACTTACCGCCGAGCGGGTGTGTCGGCCGGTGCGCCGGCCTCGCCGGGCATCCGGTGCCCGGTGCCGGGCACCCGCGAAGCTCATTCCTTCTCCAGCCAGTCCGGCGTGCGGAACGTGCCGCCGTACATGGGCAGTTCGATCTTCTCCCCGTACCGCGCGAGCTGGGCCCACGGGCGGTTCAGGCCGGAGCTGCCCGAGCGGCGGACCCGGGTGACGGTGTCCAGGTCCAGCACGTCGACCAGGATCTCCTCGCCCGTCCCGGCCTGCTGGCGGACGATGCCCTCCGGGTCGACGACGACGCTGCCGCCGACGCCGGCCGGGTCCGAGGCGTTCACGTTGACGACGTACACCTGGTTGGTCCAGGCGTTGGCGCGGGCGCAGACGAGTTCCATCTCCCGGTCGCGGGTGGTGGTCAGGGTCGGCTGCAGGATCACCTCGGCGCCCAGCCAGGCCAGCTGGCGCGCGGTCTCGGGGAAGGATCCGTCGTAACAGATCGCCAGCCCGACGCGGGCGACGCCGGGGATGTCGAAGACCACGAACTCGTCGCCCGGGACGGTGTCCTCGTACGGCTGCCAGGGGAAGATCTTGCGGTACCTGGCGACGATCTCCCCCGCCGGGGAGACGGCGATCGCGGTGTTGTGGACGGTCCCGTCCTCGGTGCGTTCGAAGAGGCTGCCGGGCACCAGCCAGAGCCCGGTCTCGACGGCGAGGGCGCAGATCCGGTCGGTCAGCGGGCCGGGGACCGGCACGGCGGCCTCGGCCGTCCAGCCGGGGCGGCCCCGGAGCAGCGGCGCCTCGGCGGCGAGCAGCAGTTCCGGCACGACGACGAGCTGGAGGCCCGGGAACAGCTGGGCGGCGGCGCGGACCTGGTCGGCGAAGAGCCGCCAGCTGCCTTCGAGGTCGTGGGCGACCGGCCTGGTCTGCAGGGCGGCGATGGTGAGGGTACGCATGGCGATCAGTCCTCGGTGACGGTGAGCCGGACGACGGCCGTGCGGCCCTCGCGGAAGAAGCGGCGGAAGCGGGCGCGGACGATCAGCATGGCCACCGCGCCGGCCGCGATCGAGCCGACGCCGAGCAGGAACACCCCGCCGACGCCGTGGAAGGACGTACTGCCGTAGGCCGGGCTGAACATGTCGTGGGCGCTGCGGCCGAAGGCGGCCAGCATCATCAGCCCGCCGAGCAGCGGCAGGACGCCGCGCAGCAGCAGGTCCCGCGGGCTGCCGAGCAGCCGGCGCCGGAAGTACCAGACGCAGGCGAGCGCGGTCACCCCGTAGTAGCAGGCGATCAGCAGGCCGACGGACAGGATGGCGTCGCCGAGGAAGTCGCCGGACACCAGGCTCAGGAGCACCAGCAGGACGGCGGCGGCCGCGCCGAAGAACACCGTGGCGAAGGAGGGTGTTCTGTGCCGGGGGTGGATGCGGGCGAACGCGGCCGGCAGGGCGCCGTGGACGCCCATCGACAGGGTGGCCCGGGAGCTGCCGACGACGCAGGTCAGCAGCGCGGAGACGGCCGAGACGCAGACGGCGAGCTGGACGACCTTGGCCAGGGGGGCGCCCAGCACCGAGGGCGCGAGGGTGGCCAGCACGTCGGCGGCGTTGGCGGGGTTGCCGAGGCCGAGGCCGCTGTCGCCGGTGCCCGCGAAGCCGATCGTGGCGAAGGCGGTGAAGAGGTAGGCGGCGAGCAGGACGAGGGTCGAGATGACGGCCGCCTGGCCGGGGATCCGGCCGCTGTCGCGGGTCTCCTCGTTGACCGTGATCAGCGCGTCCCAGCCCCAGTAGATGTACAGGCAGAGCAGCACCGCCTCCGAGAACGGGCCGAAGCCGTCGAAGCCCAGCGGGTCGAGCCAGGCCAGGGAGGGGGTGGCGGCGCCCTCGCGGGCGAAGGCGGCGATGCCGAAGCCGAGCAGGGCGAGCAGTTGCAGGCCCAGCAGGACGTACTGGACGGAGGCGGCCAGCTGGAGGCCGCGGCGGGCGACGGCGGTGACGGCGACGAGCAGCAGGACGGCCGTCCCGGTCACGGCCGCGGTGTTGCCGGCCGGCGTCTCCAGGCCGGCGAAGGCCAGCAGGTAGCCCGCGCCGACCCGGGCGAGGGCGGTCATGGCCAGGAGCGTGGCGATCTGGACGACCCAGCCGCCGGAGAGCCAGCCCGCCAGGGGGCCGAAGGCGCGGGTGGTCCAGACGAAGGTGGTGCCGCAGTCCGGCATCTCCCGGTTGAGCTCGCGGAAGGCGAAGGCGGTGAGCAGGATCGGCACGAAGCCGAGCAGCAGCGCGGCGGGGGCCAGGTGGCCGGCCACCAGGGTCACGAAGCCGAGGGTGACGGCGATGCTGTAGGCGGGCGCGACGGAGGACAGGCCGAGGGCGACGGCGGCGAGCAGTCCGACGGATCCCCCGCGCAGGCCCTTGGAGGTGGGCGGCGCGTCGGGTGCCGCCTCGGCTCTCGCCTCGGCGTCGGGTGGTTCGGTGATCACGGGTGCTCCTGGTGAGGGACAGGGAGGGCTGGCTCGGCGAACACAGCTTGTTAAACGCAGATTTAAAACTCACCCGCACGATGCAGTCAAGGGCGGGGCTGGTAGTGTTAAACGAAGA
Protein-coding regions in this window:
- a CDS encoding carbon-nitrogen hydrolase family protein, with protein sequence MRTLTIAALQTRPVAHDLEGSWRLFADQVRAAAQLFPGLQLVVVPELLLAAEAPLLRGRPGWTAEAAVPVPGPLTDRICALAVETGLWLVPGSLFERTEDGTVHNTAIAVSPAGEIVARYRKIFPWQPYEDTVPGDEFVVFDIPGVARVGLAICYDGSFPETARQLAWLGAEVILQPTLTTTRDREMELVCARANAWTNQVYVVNVNASDPAGVGGSVVVDPEGIVRQQAGTGEEILVDVLDLDTVTRVRRSGSSGLNRPWAQLARYGEKIELPMYGGTFRTPDWLEKE
- a CDS encoding APC family permease; its protein translation is MITEPPDAEARAEAAPDAPPTSKGLRGGSVGLLAAVALGLSSVAPAYSIAVTLGFVTLVAGHLAPAALLLGFVPILLTAFAFRELNREMPDCGTTFVWTTRAFGPLAGWLSGGWVVQIATLLAMTALARVGAGYLLAFAGLETPAGNTAAVTGTAVLLLVAVTAVARRGLQLAASVQYVLLGLQLLALLGFGIAAFAREGAATPSLAWLDPLGFDGFGPFSEAVLLCLYIYWGWDALITVNEETRDSGRIPGQAAVISTLVLLAAYLFTAFATIGFAGTGDSGLGLGNPANAADVLATLAPSVLGAPLAKVVQLAVCVSAVSALLTCVVGSSRATLSMGVHGALPAAFARIHPRHRTPSFATVFFGAAAAVLLVLLSLVSGDFLGDAILSVGLLIACYYGVTALACVWYFRRRLLGSPRDLLLRGVLPLLGGLMMLAAFGRSAHDMFSPAYGSTSFHGVGGVFLLGVGSIAAGAVAMLIVRARFRRFFREGRTAVVRLTVTED